In Paenibacillus sp. FSL M7-0420, a single genomic region encodes these proteins:
- a CDS encoding PulJ/GspJ family protein — protein MRKFVDLLRKEQGFTLIELIAALSLFSLVSALVYGVMTFGVQSYQRVTMENTLRDESDLLMSAIITEIYTFAPNTISSDEVNKTILLSRDNLSGGIDEVTIGISGGQLVINELPTTDPTATTDHVSAVTTPTPGDTYNTRTSTDSMLGPNSSISLECSANSIQPCESGLLNIKLSLTLEHGDNRRQLAVESKFGF, from the coding sequence ATGAGAAAATTCGTTGATCTTCTCCGCAAAGAACAGGGCTTTACGCTAATTGAGCTTATTGCAGCGTTGTCTTTGTTTTCTCTGGTATCCGCACTTGTCTATGGAGTAATGACGTTTGGCGTGCAGAGTTATCAGAGAGTGACTATGGAGAATACGTTGAGGGATGAAAGTGACTTACTGATGTCTGCAATTATTACTGAAATCTATACTTTTGCTCCAAACACTATTTCTTCTGATGAAGTGAATAAGACTATACTTCTGAGCAGAGATAATCTTAGCGGAGGGATCGATGAAGTAACGATAGGAATATCCGGCGGGCAGTTAGTGATAAATGAGCTTCCAACAACAGACCCCACAGCAACTACTGATCATGTAAGTGCCGTAACTACTCCAACACCAGGAGATACATATAATACAAGGACTTCGACAGATTCCATGTTGGGCCCGAATTCTTCAATAAGCTTGGAATGCAGTGCAAATTCAATACAGCCTTGTGAGAGTGGCCTGCTGAATATCAAGCTTTCTCTGACTTTAGAACATGGAGATAACAGACGGCAGCTTGCGGTTGAGAGCAAATTCGGATTCTAG
- a CDS encoding type II secretion system protein has protein sequence MSWKDPWKRSRERGKEAGFTLIEVLAAIVILSIVSLVLTSYFTNAMTYSKSNQNKTIMVNLARNALFYMEKQDFQKLELYLKGRPTTGAEPEIIGHPAIQASGCVPLTETTVSCSVYSNAVSDVNTLAKVLNPTINNISYQIDIEYQSTLHTGMIHSSDAIEKATAEYLLPVRVRVRDSSQVRTNGKETVVEGYITDEKIR, from the coding sequence ATGTCCTGGAAAGACCCATGGAAGCGCAGCCGCGAGCGGGGCAAGGAAGCGGGCTTCACCCTGATCGAGGTGCTGGCCGCCATCGTCATTTTGTCGATAGTGTCCCTGGTACTGACTTCTTATTTCACCAATGCCATGACCTATTCCAAGTCCAACCAGAACAAGACGATCATGGTCAATCTGGCGCGGAACGCTTTGTTTTATATGGAGAAGCAGGATTTTCAGAAGCTTGAGTTATACCTTAAAGGGAGGCCTACTACAGGAGCAGAACCTGAGATTATAGGTCACCCTGCGATTCAGGCCTCAGGCTGTGTTCCTTTGACAGAGACAACGGTGAGCTGCAGCGTCTATAGTAATGCGGTGAGCGATGTGAACACTTTGGCGAAGGTGCTGAATCCTACGATTAATAACATCAGCTATCAGATAGATATTGAATATCAGTCTACTCTCCATACAGGAATGATACATTCATCGGATGCCATTGAGAAGGCTACTGCCGAGTACCTTTTGCCGGTTCGGGTCAGAGTGCGGGATTCCAGTCAGGTTAGAACGAATGGTAAGGAGACTGTTGTGGAGGGATATATTACAGATGAGAAAATTCGTTGA
- a CDS encoding alpha/beta hydrolase: MALIECKFYSEVLGLSTSMTVILPQQTTTQIGMSNVSKGTLHPTLYLLHGLSDDDSIWLRRTSIERYVAELGIAVVMPQVHRSFYTDMEAGGKYWTFISEELPALARSFFPLSAKREDNFVAGLSMGGYGAMKLGLRKPGNWAAAASLSGALDMAHNFLNFEDPSQKTKDYLQIFGDKNIAGTPEDLLWLLEEVNRSKGPKPLLYQCCGTEDFLYEDNQVFRKACSKTKLSLTYEEGPGEHEWGYWDAKIRDVLKWLPLSK; encoded by the coding sequence ATGGCTTTAATTGAATGTAAATTTTATTCGGAGGTGCTGGGGCTCAGTACTTCGATGACTGTCATTCTGCCGCAGCAGACCACTACGCAGATCGGAATGAGCAATGTCTCCAAAGGGACCTTACACCCCACGCTGTATCTGCTGCACGGCTTGTCTGACGATGATTCGATCTGGCTGCGCCGCACCTCAATTGAGCGTTATGTAGCGGAGTTGGGTATCGCTGTGGTTATGCCGCAGGTCCACCGCAGCTTCTACACAGATATGGAGGCGGGCGGCAAGTACTGGACATTCATTAGTGAGGAGTTACCAGCACTGGCCCGTTCCTTCTTCCCGTTGTCGGCCAAGCGCGAGGATAACTTCGTGGCGGGATTGTCGATGGGCGGATATGGGGCAATGAAGCTCGGACTGCGCAAGCCGGGGAACTGGGCTGCCGCAGCAAGTCTGTCTGGAGCCCTCGATATGGCACACAATTTCTTGAACTTTGAAGATCCATCGCAGAAGACTAAGGATTATTTGCAGATTTTTGGGGACAAGAACATTGCTGGTACTCCGGAAGATCTGCTATGGCTGCTTGAGGAAGTGAACCGCTCCAAAGGACCGAAGCCGCTGCTCTACCAGTGCTGTGGAACCGAGGATTTCCTGTATGAGGACAATCAGGTCTTCCGCAAGGCCTGCTCCAAGACGAAGCTGTCTCTAACCTACGAGGAAGGGCCGGGCGAGCATGAGTGGGGATACTGGGATGCCAAGATCCGCGATGTGCTGAAGTGGCTGCCGCTAAGCAAGTAG